In the genome of Lactuca sativa cultivar Salinas chromosome 3, Lsat_Salinas_v11, whole genome shotgun sequence, the window GGCTGGTTTGCTGTTCAGTTGCTTTAACAAGTTAGTTTTTGTTGATATATAAATTGTATTCAGGTTATTTTGTTTGCTTTTTCATGAGATATCTACTATTGGACAAGGCTTTTTGATTTTATTATATGTGAAAAGGAGAGAGTTATAATGTGCAAGAGTTTTACATGTAATGAGGTTTTAAGGAAAACTATGTTAATCTCAACTAAAAACACATTACTGTAAACAAGAACTAATCACATTATCAGAAGCTACTAATCCGCCATTGTTTCTGTTCTTGGCTGCTTCCTGGTTTCAATCAAACCCTTCAAGAACGCATCCACAATCTGCTTCTGTGACTCCAATATCAATTGGTTTCGTTTCATCTCTGTCTCCATTCGCATCCTTTCAATCTCCCTAGCCATGTCTATCTTCATCTTCTCCATCTTCATGAACCCATCTCCTAATAGCTTAATCGAAGAAGCCACCTCCTGTATCCCTCCATTCCCTCTTTTTTTCCCCTGATTCGGATTAGGATTCCAACTGTTACCGTTTTGATGGTTCCCCTGAAACAAATTTGTGTTTCTAGGCACTTTAACCCACACTTCGCCATCTTCATCGACTTCGTGTTCATGAACAACCTTGCTAAACTTTCTTGCTGGTCTGAGGTGGGCGGGTTCATGGTGAGAAGGATTCGAGGGTTTTAGACGAATTCCACCGGTGAACGGAGAAGTCTTGTGATTTTTGTACCCCGGGTGAATCGGGGTTTCGTTGATTGTGGAATCATCAAGatacccatcttcgttgtcgtCTTCTTGATTAGACCAGTTGTTCGTGTATGAGGAATTGTGATTTGAAAACCTAGAATCGAAATCAGGAGTATGATTGGTGGAACTAGCTGCTAATGTTACCAGATTTTGAACAGAAGAAGGTTTAAATCGAATTCCACGGCCCGGATTCAAGCTCTGATGATCCGAAACAGGGGTTGCGTTGTTGATTTCAAGATTGGTCGAATTATTGTTGACAAGTTCGGAACTGGGTCCATTTTCCATGGCCTCCATGGCTTCAAAGTAGAACCACGACGAGAAGAACCGACCACCGGGGAAGGACGACGCGCGCTGCTTCTCGGCGCGGTGGCGCTGGcggagcttctccatcttgtggCGGCACTGGGCGGAGGTCTTCGGCGGGGTTACATCCGGGCATGATGTCGTTACCTTCTCAGCCACCGTATCCCAGTCAGGGTTTCGGAGGAAGGCACGGTGGAGGGCGTACCATCGCTCACGGTAAGCCTCGATTAAAACAAGCGCCTCGTCACGCGTCCAACACGGCGGCGGGAATTTCCGGACTGGCTTGACGGCGACGGTGGTGGACATGGGATTGGATCTGAATCTTGAAAGGATTGGTGGTGATAGAACGGAGGAAAGATTAATCTTGGGATGATTTGGGGGAGGTGGATTGGAGTAAATAAGAGGGTGGGATTGGGTGGTGGGTGGTTGGGTGTAGATAATGACGATGGAGGATGGCGATGGTAGGTATGACGTACGTCCACCCCACTAGCAGTCGACCACCCCACCACCAAACCCATACGTTACCCGTTGACTTTTCAACTTTACACCACACAAAGACCACAAATTAGAGTGAAGATGGTGGTGGGTATGGCCGTGGGTGGATAAGGGTTGATGGAGGCTGCCCCCACTGTCTACAGGAAAGTTAATTGTAAGTAGTGCACTGCATAGGGCTAGGGTGGTGTTCATTATCACCATATAAAATCTTATTGCCTATTTGTTTATTTGCTTTTATAGAGGGTGATTTAATAAATAAGATATTTCTTTTCATAATAAATAGTACACGAATATGTGTTGACTGAAATGTTTAAACAGAATAATTATGTAAATATTTTAGATATTAAGAAATCTAATCTAACCTATTTGAATATAATCaccaaaaagttttttttaacaaaaataaacactTTGACTGGATTGAACATGCCAAACcaagaataaatatttttttaattgattcgGAACGACATTTTGGATTCCAGGCCAAAATTCCGGATTCCAgactaaaattttttattttggaaaaaaatatatatggaaTTTTAAGAGCAAGTCCAAAATCCGAACAATAATTATGAAACTACaagaaaaaaatagttttttttaatttaacaaaaaattaaacaaatatatacaaaaCCACTATTTCATTATAATTTTGTTAGCATTTTCCTTAAAGTCATTCGTTATATCCACCACTAATCATTATAGTAGTGAGTAACACATTATCATCATTAACTGCCACTAAAAGGTTAGGATATTCATCattatatttttcttatttttttattatttaaaaaaatatttttttagttaattaaattgtagagagagagaaaaaaaaaaaaaacaaattgatTGTGTGTGGTGATTCGTACTCTCCACTATAATTGACCATGAAAATTATCTACCACTAGCCAACACTAACATATTGAGATGATGTTCACATTTGTGGTTAGGCTAGTGGGTGTGGTGCCACATTTGTCATGGTCCACATTAGCGCCACCTAGAATTTGCCACTCTCTCTCTAATTTTTGTCATTTACATGGCGTTGGTTGCTGTAACGATCAAAGTTGAGGTAATTACTTTTTCCGATTGAATGATTTTTTCTTTGCAAAAAGGTCATACGTACGTTAGGCTTACATAGGCGTACACTTAGATTACGGAGGGAAGGTTGGTCGTAGGCATGCACCTCTAGGGGtattcgtttggatggatcggtttgattcaATCTAATCAAGTGAATCCGAATAGATTTCGGTTTTTAAACCATTGATCCGAATAATCCAAACTAAATTTAAATCCGATCCGATTCAAccaaattacaattcggttggatcggtttttacaattcggttttcaagAGGCAAGAcattttgaaaaatatataaCTCGAATACTAGCAAAATCTATAAACAAACTATTTTTTTATAAGTTATAATTTATGAACAAATACTAAgaaaatatattatagttaataTTTCATTGACATAAAAACTTTTGATAAGAAGTAATTTTAAAGTAGTATATTCGATGAAAATTTCTAAtaactaaaaataataatttagtaaatttataaataattaaagatACATACGAAAATAGATAATAAgttgttattcggtttttttggactattcggttcttagtttataaatcaaaaccaatccgaaaaccaaaataataattcggttttgctgAATACCAATCCAAAAATATGAATATCATAATCAAATAGTctgatccaaattgtccaattggacaattcggttttatcagAATATCGAACAGCCCTATGcaccacgtacgcggggcgtacatagctcaggactaaaaccctaattttagggcaagacccctatttaaacacttttatgttgCTTGGACCTTACCCTGGTTAGCCTCCATAGTTTATCATCATCCTAAAATCCCCAAATTCTCTTGAGAGTGTAGTCCTTGAGCTTAAAAGTGTTTTGGTAGCCATTTTTAGTGGgtttcaagaagaagaagaaggtagtGGTTAGGCCTTGGATGTTATTGAGCTTCTAGATCCTACATCTAGTTCATCTTGAAGAActtctggaggtaaaaagtcGTAACCTTGCCATCTTTTTTGctattttgacttagggttttgttatgaagtccattttTGGTTCTTGGACCCTCTCTTGTGAGTTGACCAACTCCAGAGACTAGGATTGTTAGATCTAAGCTCCTTGAGCATGCTTTGATGCATAAAGATGCCATCTTGAAGGTTATATTgagaccatgcatgagtttaaggtctcaaaAGTGGTCTTAATGGGAGAGATGAAGCATTGGGGACCCATgtggcatgcaaaggcataaagttgccaactttatgccctaggacatCTTAATAGACTCATATCTGAAGTTAGACGTTGAGATCTcaagcattaagcacttaatagattTTTGTGCATAGATTGTTTGTACGTCAGGCGTAAGGTTGCGTACGCTGCGCGTAAGGCCAAAGGGGTGAGTACGTTAAGCGTATTGATGTGGTACATTGGGGGTACGCACCATAGAATATTTGGGCTTCATTGGGCTTGCAAGCTTATTAGGCCCTATTCAGCCTTGGGCTTGGTCCCATTTAGAGTTATTAGACTTTTATTCTAGTTTAGGGCATTAATGTCatgattgggccttattgggacaTGTGGCCCATTGTATTTTGGACTTTGATGTTAGGCCCATTAATGTAGGATAGACATTTGGGCTTTAATGGAGGGCCTTAGACTAAGATGGTGGGCCTTTGTCTAA includes:
- the LOC111907389 gene encoding trihelix transcription factor ASIL1, giving the protein MSTTVAVKPVRKFPPPCWTRDEALVLIEAYRERWYALHRAFLRNPDWDTVAEKVTTSCPDVTPPKTSAQCRHKMEKLRQRHRAEKQRASSFPGGRFFSSWFYFEAMEAMENGPSSELVNNNSTNLEINNATPVSDHQSLNPGRGIRFKPSSVQNLVTLAASSTNHTPDFDSRFSNHNSSYTNNWSNQEDDNEDGYLDDSTINETPIHPGYKNHKTSPFTGGIRLKPSNPSHHEPAHLRPARKFSKVVHEHEVDEDGEVWVKVPRNTNLFQGNHQNGNSWNPNPNQGKKRGNGGIQEVASSIKLLGDGFMKMEKMKIDMAREIERMRMETEMKRNQLILESQKQIVDAFLKGLIETRKQPRTETMAD